In Blastopirellula sediminis, the following proteins share a genomic window:
- a CDS encoding Na+/H+ antiporter NhaC family protein has translation MDHHGWISLIPPLTAIVLALTTRRILLSLFIGVVLGALLVRDGNPITAGYTLIVEYLGANLMNVDKLKAFAFTLSMGAMVGLITVTGGMRGLVERVLPWAQTRRGGQILISLLGLAIFFDDYANMLLLGGTTRPLADRLKISREKLAFLIDSTAAPVAGLALVSTWVAVEIDYIGEGLTDLPSTLGIEPIQLFLTSIPYRFYPLWALLFVFLVAGLDRDFGPMLTAERKRLEEEPSDDQLFDAPQEIAGITSHWLNAALPILTTVSMVTWWLYHSGSIAVAEAKIEPTWANIFGNASSYDALIYGAVAGNAVALLMILPQSIVPPVKVFWGMIKGAIAMTPALAILWLSGALAATTSDKEWGLGTGLYLAELTSGAIPLWLLPTVTFLVSGAMAFSTGTSWGTMGIVMPLAIPLTYNLMVGADVSPETSPLLAAVVGTVLAGAIFGDHCSPLSDTTILSSQSCGCNHIAHVNTQMPYAITVGVMTIVFGTIPVALGWPIWLSHLLGATALAAILVCLGKRQA, from the coding sequence ATGGACCACCACGGCTGGATTAGCTTAATTCCCCCTTTGACGGCGATTGTGTTGGCGCTGACGACGCGTCGCATCCTGTTATCGCTCTTTATCGGCGTCGTCCTCGGCGCATTGCTCGTTCGCGACGGGAACCCGATCACGGCGGGCTACACGTTGATCGTCGAGTACCTTGGCGCCAACCTGATGAACGTCGACAAGCTGAAAGCGTTCGCTTTCACCCTTTCGATGGGAGCGATGGTCGGGCTGATCACCGTCACCGGCGGGATGCGAGGTCTGGTCGAACGAGTCCTCCCTTGGGCGCAAACGCGTCGCGGCGGTCAAATCTTGATCTCGCTGCTGGGGCTGGCGATCTTTTTTGACGACTACGCGAACATGCTATTGTTGGGCGGAACGACCCGGCCGCTCGCCGATCGCTTGAAGATCTCTCGCGAAAAGCTCGCGTTTCTGATCGACTCGACCGCCGCGCCGGTCGCCGGGCTGGCGCTCGTTTCGACCTGGGTCGCCGTCGAAATCGACTACATCGGCGAAGGGCTTACCGACTTGCCGAGCACGCTCGGCATCGAGCCGATTCAGCTCTTCCTGACGAGCATCCCTTACCGCTTCTATCCACTCTGGGCGCTGCTGTTCGTCTTTCTGGTCGCCGGGCTTGATCGCGACTTCGGTCCGATGCTAACCGCCGAACGAAAGCGTCTGGAAGAAGAACCGAGCGACGATCAGCTGTTCGACGCTCCTCAGGAAATCGCCGGCATTACCAGCCATTGGCTGAACGCGGCGCTGCCGATTTTGACCACCGTCAGCATGGTGACGTGGTGGCTGTACCACTCTGGATCAATCGCAGTCGCCGAGGCAAAAATCGAGCCGACCTGGGCTAATATCTTCGGCAACGCCAGTTCGTACGACGCACTCATCTACGGGGCAGTCGCCGGCAATGCGGTCGCCCTGCTGATGATCCTGCCGCAAAGCATCGTGCCGCCGGTGAAGGTCTTTTGGGGAATGATCAAAGGCGCCATCGCGATGACGCCGGCGCTGGCGATCCTCTGGCTTTCCGGCGCGCTCGCAGCGACCACCAGCGACAAAGAATGGGGCCTGGGAACCGGCCTCTATTTGGCGGAGCTGACCAGCGGAGCGATTCCGCTCTGGCTGTTGCCGACCGTTACGTTTTTGGTCTCGGGCGCGATGGCTTTTTCGACCGGCACCAGTTGGGGGACGATGGGGATCGTCATGCCGCTGGCGATTCCGCTCACCTATAACCTGATGGTTGGCGCGGACGTCTCGCCGGAGACTTCACCGCTGTTGGCGGCGGTTGTCGGGACGGTTCTCGCCGGCGCGATTTTCGGCGATCACTGCTCGCCCCTCTCGGACACGACGATCCTCTCGTCGCAATCATGCGGGTGCAATCACATCGCTCACGTGAATACGCAGATGCCGTATGCGATCACCGTCGGCGTGATGACGATTGTGTTCGGCACGATTCCGGTCGCGCTGGGCTGGCCGATTTGGCTTTCTCATCTGCTCGGTGCGACAGCACTGGCAGCGATCCTGGTTTGTCTCGGAAAGAGACAAGCTTGA
- the flhA gene encoding flagellar biosynthesis protein FlhA, which translates to MISVLPAVERIRDLILPVGIIASVLVILVPLPNWLMNLLLTANITAGVIILLTTIYVQTPLEFNVFPSLLLATTLARLVLNVATTRLILTKAAEDGMDAAGGVIETFGEFVAGDKIAVGIIIFVIIIVIQFMVITKGATRISEVAARFALDGMPGRQMAIDADLNAGIIDEHEAQRRRAEITQQADFFGAMDGASKFVRGDAIAGIIITLINIVGGFIIGMQAGMTLAQAAEVYTKLTIGDGLVSQVPAFLISLAAGLLVTRSSQKTNLPLEFVQQLLSRPAALMVSGAFLGLLVFTGLPKLPLLTLGCSCIGFALFLQKKDKKDEVVKQEAEAKKQEQEKAAKKEDRIEDYLSIDPMEMELGVGLVRLAAPDRGGDLLHRVTGVRQNVATEVGIILPKVRIRDNMRLSENQYRIKITNNTVAENTIYPDRLLAISGPNSQGNLPGEATRDPAYNQPAVWIEAGLRPQAEMLGYTIVEPSSVLATHLQRVAKKHADELLTRDATKHLLDELKAESPAVVDELIPHLMKLGDVQAVLQNLLREEVPIRQLAVILETLGDQATRTKDPIWLTEFVRHRLARTICTKYRDRENKMYVIPLDPAMQDRIAAGIDTERGPYARMSPQAIELTCRAVAQGIEKLLSVGKPPIVLVNPQIRPALKQLTLNHIPDLIVLSHNEITRDTLIESVGIISDIVPGK; encoded by the coding sequence TTGATTTCCGTGCTTCCTGCCGTTGAACGAATTCGAGATCTGATCCTGCCGGTAGGCATCATCGCCAGCGTTCTGGTGATCCTGGTGCCGTTGCCGAACTGGCTCATGAACTTGCTTTTGACGGCGAACATCACCGCGGGCGTAATCATTCTGCTGACGACGATCTACGTACAGACGCCGCTTGAGTTCAACGTCTTCCCTTCCCTCTTGTTGGCCACCACCCTCGCCCGATTGGTGTTAAACGTCGCCACCACGCGACTGATTTTGACCAAGGCGGCTGAAGACGGGATGGACGCCGCTGGTGGGGTGATCGAAACCTTCGGCGAGTTCGTCGCCGGAGATAAAATAGCGGTCGGCATTATTATCTTCGTGATCATCATCGTGATTCAGTTCATGGTGATCACGAAGGGCGCCACGCGTATCTCGGAAGTCGCCGCCCGTTTCGCGTTGGACGGCATGCCCGGTCGCCAGATGGCGATCGACGCCGACCTGAACGCCGGCATAATCGACGAACACGAAGCGCAACGCCGCCGTGCCGAGATCACGCAACAAGCCGACTTCTTCGGGGCCATGGACGGCGCCAGCAAGTTCGTGCGCGGCGACGCAATCGCCGGCATCATCATTACGTTGATCAATATCGTCGGCGGCTTCATCATCGGCATGCAGGCCGGCATGACGTTGGCTCAAGCGGCCGAAGTTTATACCAAGCTGACGATCGGCGACGGTCTGGTCAGCCAGGTTCCCGCCTTCTTGATTTCGCTCGCGGCCGGTTTGCTGGTTACGCGTAGCAGCCAGAAGACGAACCTGCCGCTGGAATTCGTGCAACAGTTGTTGTCTCGTCCGGCGGCGCTGATGGTCTCTGGGGCGTTCCTTGGTCTGCTCGTCTTCACCGGTTTGCCGAAACTGCCGCTGCTGACGCTCGGTTGCAGCTGCATCGGCTTCGCCCTCTTCCTGCAGAAGAAAGACAAGAAGGACGAAGTCGTCAAGCAAGAGGCCGAAGCGAAGAAACAAGAACAAGAGAAAGCGGCCAAGAAAGAGGACCGCATCGAGGACTATCTCTCGATCGATCCGATGGAAATGGAACTGGGGGTCGGACTCGTTCGCCTGGCGGCGCCTGATCGGGGCGGCGATCTGCTGCATCGCGTCACCGGCGTTCGCCAGAACGTCGCCACCGAAGTCGGCATCATCCTGCCGAAGGTTCGCATCCGCGACAACATGCGCTTGAGCGAAAACCAGTACCGCATCAAAATCACGAACAACACCGTCGCCGAGAATACGATCTATCCCGATCGTCTGCTGGCGATCAGCGGTCCCAACTCGCAAGGCAATCTGCCGGGCGAAGCGACCCGCGATCCGGCCTACAACCAGCCGGCCGTCTGGATCGAAGCCGGTTTGCGTCCGCAAGCCGAAATGCTTGGCTACACGATCGTCGAACCGTCGTCGGTTCTCGCGACCCATCTGCAGCGCGTCGCCAAGAAGCATGCCGACGAGTTGCTGACTCGCGACGCCACCAAACATCTGCTCGACGAACTGAAAGCCGAATCGCCGGCCGTCGTCGACGAACTGATCCCGCATCTGATGAAGCTGGGGGACGTTCAAGCGGTACTGCAAAACCTGCTGCGAGAAGAAGTGCCGATTCGCCAATTGGCGGTCATCCTGGAAACGCTAGGCGATCAGGCGACGCGCACCAAGGATCCGATCTGGCTGACCGAATTCGTCCGCCACCGTTTGGCTCGCACGATCTGCACCAAGTATCGCGATCGCGAAAACAAGATGTACGTCATACCGCTCGACCCGGCGATGCAGGATCGGATCGCCGCAGGCATCGACACCGAACGTGGACCTTACGCTCGCATGTCGCCGCAAGCGATCGAACTGACCTGCCGTGCGGTCGCCCAAGGAATCGAAAAGTTGCTGTCGGTCGGGAAGCCGCCGATCGTGCTGGTCAACCCGCAGATTCGCCCTGCCCTGAAACAACTCACCCTGAATCACATCCCTGATTTGATCGTACTGAGCCACAACGAAATCACCCGCGATACGCTGATCGAGTCGGTCGGCATCATCAGCGACATCGTACCGGGTAAATAG
- a CDS encoding sulfotransferase family protein: MTDPAAKPPRKQKANAYPWYSPRIWHGMRFRPWMRLLARHRFAFHPLRVTMALIVTIFTLFNSVFYRLQLAIWGKKLKETVPHTPMVFILGHWRSGTTFLHELMSLDEAYTSPTTMQCFGPCEFLLMEDFVTRWFSWLMPSTRPMDNMTVGWAKPQEDEFALVALGVPSPYYRMAFPDHEPDGTEYLDMDGIDPAEQAKWRECLDFFIRMVTLKRDKPIILKSPTHTGRIGFLAEMYPDAKFIHISRNPMEVFASTERLWQTMDEVQSFQHPKNPKYRQYIFECFDRMYGGYFRDADKLSSDRLIETRYEDVVADPVGELAKIYAQLGLGDFEQVRPQMEEATAESRKFVRNQHQMEEELASEIYRRWKPYFDRYGYAADGTLAEEAPKAE; encoded by the coding sequence TTGACCGACCCCGCTGCGAAACCCCCTCGTAAACAGAAGGCGAACGCCTATCCCTGGTACAGTCCGCGCATCTGGCACGGGATGCGTTTTCGCCCCTGGATGCGTCTGCTAGCAAGACATCGTTTCGCCTTCCATCCGTTGCGGGTGACGATGGCGTTGATCGTCACGATCTTCACCCTGTTCAACAGCGTCTTCTACCGACTGCAGCTAGCAATCTGGGGGAAGAAGCTCAAGGAAACGGTTCCACATACGCCGATGGTCTTCATCCTGGGGCATTGGCGCAGCGGAACGACGTTTCTGCATGAGTTGATGTCTTTGGACGAAGCTTACACGTCGCCGACCACGATGCAGTGCTTTGGGCCGTGCGAGTTTTTGCTGATGGAAGACTTCGTGACTCGTTGGTTCAGCTGGCTGATGCCGAGCACGCGGCCGATGGACAATATGACGGTTGGCTGGGCCAAACCGCAGGAAGATGAGTTCGCCCTGGTCGCGCTCGGCGTTCCTTCTCCTTATTACCGGATGGCGTTTCCTGACCATGAGCCGGATGGGACCGAGTATCTCGACATGGACGGGATTGACCCGGCTGAGCAGGCCAAGTGGCGGGAATGTCTCGACTTCTTTATCCGAATGGTCACCCTGAAGCGGGACAAGCCGATCATCCTGAAGTCGCCGACCCACACCGGGCGCATTGGCTTCCTCGCCGAGATGTACCCCGACGCCAAGTTCATCCACATTTCCCGTAACCCAATGGAAGTCTTTGCGTCGACCGAGCGGTTGTGGCAAACCATGGACGAGGTGCAGTCGTTCCAGCATCCCAAGAACCCGAAGTATCGCCAGTACATTTTTGAATGCTTCGATCGGATGTACGGCGGCTATTTCCGCGACGCCGACAAGTTGAGCTCCGATCGTCTGATCGAAACGCGGTACGAAGACGTCGTCGCCGATCCGGTCGGCGAATTGGCGAAGATCTACGCGCAGCTGGGGCTGGGAGACTTCGAGCAGGTCCGTCCCCAAATGGAAGAAGCGACCGCCGAAAGCCGCAAGTTCGTCCGCAACCAGCACCAGATGGAAGAAGAACTAGCGAGCGAAATCTATCGCCGCTGGAAGCCCTACTTTGATCGGTATGGCTATGCCGCCGACGGAACCCTGGCGGAAGAAGCGCCGAAAGCGGAGTAG